In Thermotoga sp. Ku-13t, one genomic interval encodes:
- a CDS encoding DUF2922 domain-containing protein, giving the protein MKRLFLDFVNQTDGKRRRITVPNPKLDLTSEQVSQAMDMLISLGAIPSGYVKDRAAIVETTTNEFFNLL; this is encoded by the coding sequence ATGAAAAGGCTCTTTCTAGACTTTGTGAACCAGACTGATGGAAAAAGACGCAGGATCACCGTACCCAACCCGAAGCTGGATCTCACGAGCGAACAGGTGTCTCAAGCGATGGACATGTTGATAAGTCTCGGAGCGATCCCGTCTGGCTACGTCAAAGACAGAGCGGCGATAGTCGAAACGACCACGAACGAGTTCTTCAACTTGCTCTGA
- a CDS encoding DUF1659 domain-containing protein: protein MKQLRIVYNTGEVNESGRPILRRASFAVEDSVTMAQAEQITSVIDSLTNYTVQGAYLITTVQVV, encoded by the coding sequence ATGAAACAGCTCAGGATCGTTTACAACACGGGCGAGGTGAACGAATCGGGCAGACCCATCCTCAGACGCGCCAGCTTCGCCGTGGAAGATTCCGTCACGATGGCTCAGGCTGAGCAGATCACCAGCGTCATCGATTCGCTCACGAACTACACGGTTCAGGGAGCTTATCTGATCACCACCGTCCAGGTTGTCTAA
- a CDS encoding ATP phosphoribosyltransferase regulatory subunit: MKKLDRLFQNFTEACGQNGFELFLSPETEPMKDLSRIGNDTVFFQARNGQLFKLRNDYTASIVEFFNRNVPDSLRVWYSGFVYRYDPLGQIQPVFQIGIETIPYGSLQDSLLVLKILVEPILSCLTGGVLVEIGDSRVIERCVRHVPKSFRKKLFELIDRKDISELELFAFLNGLDLSEVLKLVEASFTKRSVEQLEYFELEPSIEKEIVQVVDFLSNFPGVRVEIDFSIARTVEEYDGLTFTIFDLREPALIAAGGRYSVNEKVLGVGGTIFLEERAWSR; this comes from the coding sequence TTGAAAAAGCTCGACAGATTGTTTCAGAACTTCACAGAGGCGTGCGGGCAGAACGGGTTCGAACTGTTTCTGAGTCCGGAGACGGAGCCGATGAAGGATCTGTCCCGGATAGGGAACGATACCGTCTTCTTTCAGGCGAGGAACGGGCAGCTGTTCAAACTCAGAAACGATTACACCGCCTCGATCGTCGAGTTCTTCAACAGGAACGTGCCCGATTCTCTCAGGGTCTGGTACTCGGGCTTCGTGTACCGTTACGATCCGCTGGGACAGATTCAGCCCGTCTTCCAGATCGGAATCGAGACGATCCCGTACGGTTCGCTCCAAGACAGCCTCCTGGTTCTGAAGATACTTGTCGAACCGATTCTTTCCTGTCTGACGGGCGGAGTGCTCGTCGAGATAGGCGATTCCAGGGTAATAGAAAGGTGCGTTCGGCATGTGCCCAAGAGCTTCAGAAAAAAGCTTTTCGAACTCATAGACAGAAAGGACATCTCCGAGCTGGAACTGTTCGCTTTCCTGAACGGTCTGGATCTGTCCGAGGTGCTGAAGCTCGTCGAAGCGAGCTTCACGAAAAGGAGTGTGGAGCAGCTGGAATACTTCGAACTCGAACCCTCGATCGAAAAAGAAATCGTACAGGTGGTGGATTTTCTCTCGAACTTTCCCGGGGTGCGCGTCGAGATTGACTTCTCCATAGCGAGAACCGTGGAAGAGTACGACGGACTCACGTTCACGATCTTCGATCTGAGAGAACCCGCGCTGATCGCCGCCGGTGGCAGGTACAGCGTGAACGAGAAAGTGCTCGGTGTGGGCGGAACGATTTTTCTGGAGGAGAGAGCATGGTCAAGGTAG
- the hisG gene encoding ATP phosphoribosyltransferase, with translation MVKVALAKGRLEEEAFAFLERCGFQFKEKSERSLIVTDIEESLKLFIVKPSDVPTYVSSGVADVGICGTDSIVESQLKLIQPMKLPFGRARMVVAGFEGFRMKNGTVTVATKFPVSAKMYFDSKGVDVKIVKLNGSVELAPLVGLAPLIVDIVQTGRTLRENGLSILDEIYPINAIVALNDVSYRIKREEILSFLERLERGCGREDLDRTR, from the coding sequence ATGGTCAAGGTAGCGCTCGCGAAAGGGAGGCTGGAAGAGGAAGCTTTCGCCTTTCTCGAAAGGTGTGGCTTTCAGTTCAAAGAAAAGAGTGAGAGGTCGCTGATCGTCACAGACATCGAGGAGAGTTTGAAACTCTTCATCGTGAAACCTTCGGACGTTCCAACGTACGTGTCCAGCGGTGTGGCGGACGTGGGCATCTGCGGCACAGATTCGATCGTCGAATCGCAGCTCAAACTGATCCAGCCGATGAAGCTCCCCTTCGGGAGGGCGAGGATGGTCGTGGCGGGTTTCGAAGGTTTCAGGATGAAGAACGGCACCGTGACAGTGGCGACGAAGTTTCCCGTGAGCGCGAAAATGTATTTCGATTCGAAAGGTGTGGATGTGAAGATCGTCAAGCTGAACGGCTCTGTCGAACTCGCACCGCTTGTGGGTCTGGCACCATTGATAGTGGACATCGTTCAAACTGGAAGGACGCTGAGAGAAAACGGGCTCTCAATTCTGGACGAGATCTATCCCATCAACGCCATTGTGGCACTGAACGACGTTTCTTACAGGATCAAGCGCGAAGAGATCCTGAGCTTTTTGGAAAGGCTCGAAAGGGGGTGCGGACGTGAAGATCTTGATAGAACCCGCTGA
- the hisD gene encoding histidinol dehydrogenase — MKILIEPAEQQLLEILEERRLDFANIEKTVREIVEDVKHNGQAALEKYIALYEKCALKGERILISEEELDAVKVEEEFKDLCEKFIEKLERFHSMQLQASMWNLTPHGSFVGCLVRPIESVAIYVPAGRRVYFTTLLMCAVPAKIAGVERIVVVCPPNEDGKVPDRILYLCRRLNIREIYKIGGAHAIAALAYGTSIVKKVDKIVGPGNAYVSCAKKLVFGDCGIDSVAGPTELLIVADSTAKPAFVAADMLAQAEHDEMAMSALVTDDENLLDGVLEELARQLNSLGEPNRSVAKVSLEKNGLAVLVRDLKDAIEVVNLLAPEHLELFVEDPFSWLGRVKNAGSTFVGNSSAEAFGDYGVGPNHVLPTLQNARFTSGLSVQDFLKKIFVTLVSEEEVKKQGEFYVKLARLEGFEAHARSIEVRMEGAR; from the coding sequence GTGAAGATCTTGATAGAACCCGCTGAACAGCAACTGCTTGAGATACTCGAAGAGAGAAGGCTGGACTTCGCGAACATCGAAAAGACAGTGAGAGAAATTGTGGAGGACGTGAAGCACAACGGGCAGGCCGCGCTGGAAAAGTACATCGCGCTGTACGAGAAATGCGCCCTGAAGGGTGAAAGGATCCTGATCAGTGAGGAAGAACTCGATGCCGTGAAGGTCGAGGAAGAGTTCAAGGATCTGTGCGAAAAGTTCATCGAAAAACTCGAAAGGTTCCACTCGATGCAGCTGCAGGCTTCCATGTGGAATCTGACTCCGCACGGTTCTTTTGTGGGATGTCTGGTGAGACCGATCGAAAGCGTCGCGATCTATGTGCCAGCTGGCAGGAGGGTGTACTTCACGACGTTGCTCATGTGCGCGGTTCCGGCGAAGATAGCGGGGGTCGAAAGGATCGTCGTGGTGTGCCCACCGAACGAAGATGGAAAGGTTCCAGATCGAATACTGTATCTGTGCAGAAGGTTGAACATTCGAGAGATCTACAAAATCGGTGGAGCACACGCGATCGCCGCTCTGGCTTACGGCACGAGCATCGTGAAGAAGGTCGACAAGATCGTCGGACCGGGGAACGCGTACGTGTCGTGCGCGAAAAAACTCGTGTTTGGAGATTGCGGGATCGATTCCGTGGCAGGACCGACGGAGCTTCTCATCGTCGCCGACTCCACCGCGAAGCCCGCGTTCGTGGCGGCGGATATGCTCGCCCAGGCGGAGCACGACGAGATGGCCATGAGCGCGCTCGTCACGGACGATGAAAACCTGCTGGATGGAGTGCTCGAAGAACTCGCAAGACAGCTCAACTCTTTGGGCGAGCCGAACAGGTCCGTGGCGAAGGTTTCGCTCGAGAAAAACGGCCTCGCGGTACTGGTGAGAGATCTGAAAGACGCGATCGAGGTGGTGAACCTGCTGGCTCCGGAACATCTCGAACTGTTCGTGGAAGATCCTTTCTCCTGGCTCGGTAGGGTGAAGAACGCAGGTTCCACCTTCGTTGGCAACAGCTCCGCCGAGGCGTTCGGTGATTACGGTGTTGGACCGAACCACGTGCTTCCCACGTTGCAGAACGCCAGGTTCACTTCTGGTTTGAGCGTTCAGGACTTTTTGAAGAAGATCTTCGTGACCCTGGTGAGCGAAGAAGAGGTGAAAAAGCAGGGTGAGTTCTATGTGAAGCTGGCGAGGCTCGAAGGTTTCGAAGCGCACGCACGCTCGATCGAAGTGAGAATGGAGGGAGCAAGGTGA
- the hisC gene encoding histidinol-phosphate transaminase: MVEEIRRNVEAYQSEPRTPTYLALNENPYPFPEELVRECFERIDVSRLPTYVDSPSEELLNELVDYVSIGGWKAQRGQISVGNGADEIIYVLLSMFKDLSIYVFPPTYSCYEIFASAVGVKLNRVPLAGERIDVERLKDLNENCVVFLPNPNNPTGHLFSDEEIFWLLEKGALLVLDEAYYEFSGKTYAPLIDNYSNLIVVRTFSKAFGLASQRVGYLIANPALIDAYNRIRLPYNVSYLGQLFATVALKNRRIFQERVENIVEERERLKSALRKLGFNVSDSRANFVFVYLSQKETERIYRALLECGITVRMTQCGLRITVGQAHQNDLLIETMERLI, encoded by the coding sequence ATCGTTGAAGAGATCAGAAGGAATGTCGAAGCGTACCAATCTGAACCGAGGACTCCCACGTACCTTGCGCTGAACGAAAATCCTTATCCTTTTCCGGAAGAACTGGTGCGGGAGTGTTTCGAACGGATCGACGTGAGCAGGTTGCCGACCTATGTCGATTCGCCGTCCGAAGAGTTGTTGAATGAACTGGTCGACTACGTTTCCATCGGAGGGTGGAAGGCGCAGAGAGGACAAATCAGCGTCGGAAACGGTGCCGATGAAATCATCTACGTGCTTTTGAGCATGTTCAAAGACCTCTCCATCTACGTCTTTCCACCGACCTACAGCTGTTACGAAATCTTCGCCAGCGCCGTCGGGGTGAAACTGAACAGGGTGCCGCTGGCTGGCGAGAGGATCGATGTCGAGAGATTGAAAGATCTCAACGAGAACTGCGTGGTTTTCTTACCGAATCCAAACAATCCGACGGGACATCTCTTCTCGGACGAAGAGATCTTCTGGCTTTTAGAAAAAGGTGCGCTGCTCGTTCTCGACGAGGCTTACTACGAATTCTCTGGCAAAACCTATGCACCTTTGATAGACAATTATTCCAACCTGATCGTCGTTCGAACCTTCTCCAAAGCCTTCGGTCTGGCCTCACAGAGGGTAGGTTACCTCATAGCGAATCCCGCGCTGATCGACGCATACAACAGGATTCGACTGCCTTACAACGTGAGCTATCTGGGACAGCTCTTCGCGACGGTCGCGCTGAAGAACAGACGCATCTTCCAGGAGAGGGTGGAAAACATCGTCGAAGAGAGAGAAAGGCTCAAGAGTGCGTTACGGAAACTTGGCTTCAACGTGAGCGATTCGAGGGCGAACTTCGTTTTCGTCTATCTGAGCCAGAAAGAAACTGAGAGGATCTATCGAGCGCTACTGGAATGCGGAATAACTGTCAGAATGACTCAGTGTGGACTTCGTATCACTGTTGGACAGGCTCACCAGAACGATCTTCTGATCGAAACGATGGAGAGGCTGATATGA
- the hisB gene encoding imidazoleglycerol-phosphate dehydratase HisB: MKVEREGNSCSVERETSETRIKLKLISNGKGIFFGSTRIGFLDHMLNTFCRFSTLSLDIELFDADLQVDMHHGVEDLAITLGAAFREIFDYGRTARFSHAIVPMDEALTLCSVDLSGRSFLNFQVSFETERIGEFPTELIEEFFKSFVNNAKITLHVVKLAGKNSHHIAESVFKAFAIAVKNAIQQVDSVQSTKGVID, translated from the coding sequence ATGAAAGTGGAAAGAGAAGGAAATAGTTGCTCTGTCGAACGAGAGACGTCGGAAACCAGGATCAAGCTTAAACTCATCAGCAATGGAAAAGGAATCTTCTTCGGTTCGACCAGGATCGGTTTTCTCGATCACATGCTGAACACTTTTTGCAGATTTTCAACGTTGTCTCTGGATATAGAACTGTTCGACGCAGATCTCCAGGTGGACATGCACCATGGGGTTGAAGATCTTGCGATCACGCTGGGTGCGGCGTTCAGAGAAATCTTCGATTATGGTCGTACTGCGCGCTTCTCACACGCCATCGTCCCTATGGACGAAGCACTCACACTGTGCTCGGTGGATCTCTCTGGAAGGAGTTTCCTCAACTTCCAGGTATCTTTCGAAACCGAACGTATTGGGGAGTTTCCCACAGAGTTGATAGAGGAATTCTTCAAAAGTTTTGTTAACAACGCGAAGATCACACTGCACGTTGTGAAACTGGCGGGGAAAAACTCCCACCACATCGCCGAATCCGTCTTCAAAGCTTTTGCCATCGCTGTGAAAAACGCAATTCAGCAGGTTGATTCCGTTCAGAGCACGAAAGGGGTGATAGATTGA
- the hisH gene encoding imidazole glycerol phosphate synthase subunit HisH yields the protein MNIAIVSCVPGNVMNLYRAIVRLDENLCVELLERPQKKFFSAIFLPGVGHFEEAMKSLKESQMDEFILRHWRAGSLIVGVCLGMQLLFEESEESTTNRTVRGLGLLEGRVVRLRASMLPHVGWNVVKFSREIFSDLNGRYFYFVHSYRAVCEQQIVAGECEYEEVFPAVVMKDNVIGVQFHPEKSHTVGKVFLKKVIECAFYQR from the coding sequence TTGAACATCGCGATCGTTTCCTGCGTACCCGGAAACGTTATGAACCTGTACAGGGCGATCGTCAGGCTGGATGAAAATCTCTGCGTGGAGCTGCTGGAAAGGCCTCAAAAAAAGTTCTTCAGTGCGATCTTTTTACCAGGGGTTGGGCATTTCGAAGAAGCGATGAAGAGTTTGAAGGAAAGCCAGATGGATGAATTCATATTGCGTCACTGGCGAGCCGGCAGTCTCATCGTCGGTGTGTGCCTGGGTATGCAGTTGCTGTTCGAGGAGAGTGAGGAGAGCACGACTAACAGAACGGTCAGGGGATTGGGCTTGCTCGAAGGTCGCGTGGTACGTTTGAGGGCAAGCATGTTGCCTCATGTTGGCTGGAACGTTGTCAAGTTTTCCAGAGAAATTTTCAGCGATCTGAATGGAAGATACTTCTACTTCGTTCATTCTTACAGAGCAGTCTGTGAACAGCAAATCGTTGCTGGTGAGTGTGAGTACGAGGAAGTTTTCCCTGCGGTAGTGATGAAAGACAATGTCATCGGCGTACAGTTCCATCCCGAGAAGAGTCACACGGTGGGTAAGGTATTTCTGAAGAAGGTGATAGAATGCGCGTTCTACCAGCGATAG
- a CDS encoding HisA/HisF-related TIM barrel protein: MRVLPAIDLYQGRVVRMEKGRKERCHIYDFDPVELTMHFVEEGFKLVHLIDLSAAMDGSDENREILKRLSAKGLANHVQIGGGIRTIERALELLKMGFQRQLLSSALIEQPYFLNELLDRGIDVVFSLDTSSSGVCLAGWSAARNIEVVGFLKLLRSLGLKEIVHTDVEADGSLLGRDLKLSRAIAVETGLNVVVAGGIASAHDLELVRQLNREVSNIVGVIVGRAFYEGKISIKEMKDYAG, from the coding sequence ATGCGCGTTCTACCAGCGATAGATCTGTATCAGGGAAGAGTTGTGAGGATGGAAAAGGGTCGAAAAGAACGCTGCCACATCTACGATTTCGATCCGGTTGAGCTAACGATGCACTTTGTGGAAGAAGGTTTCAAGCTGGTGCACCTGATCGATCTGTCGGCAGCCATGGATGGTTCCGACGAGAACAGGGAGATACTCAAAAGACTTTCAGCGAAAGGTCTGGCCAACCACGTGCAGATCGGGGGTGGTATCAGAACGATCGAGCGAGCACTGGAATTGTTAAAGATGGGATTTCAAAGGCAGTTGCTCAGTTCGGCGCTGATCGAGCAACCATACTTTTTGAACGAACTGCTGGACAGAGGCATCGATGTGGTGTTCTCACTCGATACATCCTCTTCGGGTGTGTGCCTGGCCGGCTGGTCGGCGGCACGGAACATCGAAGTGGTAGGATTTTTGAAACTGCTCAGGTCTCTGGGATTGAAAGAGATCGTCCACACGGATGTGGAAGCCGACGGTTCGTTGCTGGGAAGGGATTTGAAACTCAGCAGGGCAATCGCTGTTGAAACAGGTTTGAACGTTGTCGTGGCGGGAGGCATCGCAAGTGCTCACGATCTGGAATTGGTGAGACAGCTGAATCGCGAAGTTTCCAACATTGTTGGTGTCATCGTGGGAAGGGCTTTCTACGAGGGAAAGATCAGCATCAAGGAGATGAAAGATTATGCTGGCTAA
- the hisF gene encoding imidazole glycerol phosphate synthase subunit HisF: MLAKRIIACLDVKDGVVVKGKHFEDLVYGGDPVELAERYSRQCIDEIVFLDITASFESRKTMIDLVKKVAERVDVPFTVGGGIRDLETAMELIYAGADKVSVNTAAVENPRLVEKIATRFGSQAVVVAIDTKRTEIGFEVFVMSGKKATGIRLEDWLVEIQQRGAGEILLTSIDTDGTKDGFDIELIRRARQISKLPLIASGGAGRQQHFLEAFRAGADAALGASVFHFGLLDVIQLKRYLFENGVNVRLDCVEVD; this comes from the coding sequence ATGCTGGCTAAGAGGATCATAGCCTGTCTGGACGTAAAGGATGGCGTTGTGGTTAAAGGCAAGCACTTCGAAGACCTTGTCTACGGAGGTGATCCTGTCGAGCTGGCTGAAAGATATTCCCGTCAATGCATCGATGAGATAGTGTTTCTGGACATCACCGCTTCGTTCGAATCCAGAAAAACAATGATAGATCTTGTCAAGAAAGTTGCGGAACGCGTAGATGTGCCGTTCACTGTCGGGGGCGGTATAAGGGACCTGGAGACTGCCATGGAGCTGATCTACGCCGGGGCAGACAAGGTGAGCGTGAATACCGCGGCGGTGGAAAATCCACGGCTTGTAGAGAAGATCGCAACCAGGTTCGGGTCGCAGGCTGTTGTAGTGGCAATCGACACAAAGAGAACAGAAATCGGTTTTGAAGTGTTTGTGATGTCTGGAAAGAAGGCCACAGGTATCAGGCTCGAAGACTGGCTGGTCGAGATCCAGCAACGCGGTGCGGGAGAAATCCTTTTGACGAGCATAGACACAGATGGCACGAAAGATGGGTTCGACATCGAATTGATCCGCAGGGCTCGACAGATTTCAAAGCTCCCGCTCATCGCATCTGGTGGGGCTGGGAGACAGCAACATTTTCTCGAAGCATTCAGAGCCGGTGCCGACGCCGCACTTGGAGCATCGGTTTTCCACTTCGGTTTGCTCGACGTGATACAGCTTAAGAGATACCTTTTCGAAAATGGTGTGAACGTCAGACTGGATTGCGTGGAGGTAGATTGA
- the hisIE gene encoding bifunctional phosphoribosyl-AMP cyclohydrolase/phosphoribosyl-ATP diphosphatase HisIE, whose product MEVLRPVVVQEVHTKEILMLAYTNEEALQLTKETGFAHFYSRSRKRIWKKGEQSGNTMRVVQILEDCDSDALLYLVDFPHGKVACHTGRRSCFFNVVHGDDAEENGLSFLEKLYGIVEDRKKNPVQGSYTAKLFEEGLDKILKKFGEEAIEVILAAKHQTKERLIEELADLMYHLTVLLSAEEIRWSDVVRELKRRSR is encoded by the coding sequence ATTGAAGTGCTCAGACCCGTTGTAGTTCAGGAAGTCCATACGAAGGAGATTCTCATGCTCGCCTACACAAACGAAGAAGCGCTCCAATTGACGAAAGAAACTGGCTTTGCGCACTTCTACTCAAGATCGAGAAAAAGGATCTGGAAAAAAGGGGAGCAATCAGGCAACACAATGCGTGTGGTCCAGATCCTTGAAGACTGTGACAGCGATGCGCTGCTCTATCTTGTGGATTTCCCCCACGGAAAGGTGGCGTGCCACACGGGAAGGAGGAGCTGTTTCTTCAACGTTGTGCACGGAGACGATGCCGAGGAGAATGGCCTTTCGTTTCTCGAAAAACTGTATGGCATCGTCGAGGACAGGAAGAAGAACCCGGTTCAGGGTTCCTACACGGCGAAGCTGTTCGAAGAGGGACTGGATAAGATTTTGAAGAAATTCGGAGAGGAAGCGATAGAGGTGATCCTGGCGGCGAAGCACCAAACGAAGGAGAGATTGATCGAAGAACTGGCGGATTTGATGTACCACCTCACTGTGCTTTTGAGCGCCGAAGAAATCCGCTGGAGCGACGTGGTGAGAGAGCTAAAGAGAAGATCCAGGTGA
- a CDS encoding N-acetyltransferase: MGYIDPCAQIGKNVSIGYGVIIERNVSIGDNVIIGHNVVIREDTVINDGCVIFDNAVLGKKPFRSAMSAVTEEKQLPPLTLGKNVAIGAGSVVYRGSVLEDNVFVGDLVVIREEVKIGQFTIIGKGATVENKATIGEYVKIETNAYITALSTIEDYCFIAPEVTFTNDNFLGRTEERRKYFKGPTVKKGARIGANATILPGVVIGEDALVAAGSVVTKDVPARKIVMGVPARVVRDVPPEQLLENQSYYRGS, encoded by the coding sequence ATGGGCTACATCGATCCGTGTGCTCAGATCGGGAAGAACGTTAGCATTGGTTACGGCGTGATCATCGAACGGAACGTGTCGATCGGTGACAACGTGATCATTGGTCACAACGTTGTGATAAGGGAAGACACTGTGATCAACGATGGTTGCGTGATCTTCGACAACGCCGTGCTGGGAAAGAAACCCTTCAGGTCGGCCATGTCCGCTGTGACGGAAGAAAAACAGCTACCACCTCTGACCCTCGGTAAAAACGTTGCGATAGGAGCCGGAAGCGTTGTATACAGGGGGAGCGTTCTGGAAGACAACGTTTTTGTTGGAGATCTGGTCGTGATAAGGGAAGAGGTAAAGATAGGCCAGTTCACCATCATTGGCAAGGGTGCGACTGTGGAGAACAAAGCGACCATCGGCGAGTATGTCAAGATAGAAACGAACGCGTACATAACAGCGCTCTCCACCATAGAAGATTACTGTTTCATAGCCCCCGAGGTCACCTTCACCAACGACAATTTCCTGGGAAGAACCGAAGAGAGAAGAAAGTACTTCAAAGGCCCCACCGTGAAAAAGGGCGCCAGGATAGGCGCGAACGCCACCATCCTTCCGGGCGTGGTCATCGGTGAGGACGCGCTCGTTGCCGCAGGATCCGTCGTCACGAAGGACGTTCCAGCCAGAAAGATTGTCATGGGAGTGCCAGCAAGGGTCGTCCGGGATGTTCCGCCGGAACAACTTCTGGAGAACCAGAGCTATTACAGAGGAAGCTGA